From one Actinomycetes bacterium genomic stretch:
- a CDS encoding NmrA family transcriptional regulator, which produces MNTTLVVGGTGKTGRRVAQRLRARGLPIRIGTPSGEPPFDWNDQATWAPALENVASVYATYAPDLAFPGAAETVGTFADLAVASGARRLVLLSGRNEEGALRGEQAVRDSGADWTLVRSSFMSQNFSESFWLEPVLAGELAFPAGQVAEPFIDAEDIADVAVAALTDDRHVGQLYEVTGPRLLTFAEAVGEIAKATGRTIRYVPVSMEQYASALTEDGLPDEFVKLLIELFTEVLDGRNAHLSDGVQRALGRPPRDFRDYARAAAATGVWDR; this is translated from the coding sequence GTGAACACGACACTGGTTGTTGGCGGCACGGGCAAGACCGGCCGCCGGGTGGCACAGCGGCTGCGGGCCCGCGGCCTGCCGATCCGGATCGGTACCCCCTCCGGCGAGCCGCCGTTCGACTGGAACGACCAGGCCACCTGGGCACCCGCGCTAGAGAACGTGGCGTCGGTGTATGCGACCTACGCCCCGGACCTGGCATTCCCAGGGGCTGCCGAAACGGTCGGGACGTTCGCCGACCTGGCGGTGGCAAGCGGCGCCCGGCGGCTGGTGCTGCTGTCGGGTCGCAACGAGGAAGGCGCCCTGCGCGGCGAGCAGGCGGTGCGGGACTCCGGCGCCGACTGGACGCTGGTGCGGTCAAGCTTCATGAGCCAGAACTTCAGCGAGAGTTTCTGGCTGGAGCCGGTGCTGGCCGGCGAGCTCGCGTTCCCGGCCGGGCAGGTCGCCGAGCCGTTCATCGACGCCGAGGACATCGCCGACGTGGCGGTCGCGGCGCTGACCGATGACCGGCACGTGGGTCAGCTGTATGAGGTGACGGGCCCGCGGCTGCTGACCTTCGCGGAGGCGGTTGGGGAGATCGCCAAGGCGACCGGCCGAACCATCCGCTATGTGCCGGTCTCCATGGAGCAGTACGCGTCCGCGCTGACGGAGGACGGCCTCCCGGATGAGTTCGTGAAGCTGCTGATCGAGCTGTTCACCGAAGTCCTGGACGGCCGCAACGCCCACCTCTCCGACGGCGTCCAGCGCGCCCTCGGCCGCCCGCCTCGGGATTTCCGCGACTATGCCCGGGCGGCCGCCGCCACCGGCGTCTGGGACCGGTGA
- a CDS encoding anthrone oxygenase family protein yields the protein MEDAMLASVRGAALVAATITTGLMAGLFYAYACSVMLGLGRTDDRTFVAVMQRINVAILNGWFVVSFFGALLLTAVAAVLHLRSDGRPVLPWIAAALVLYMVALVITIGFNVPLNNQLAAAGDPDRIADLAAVRERFEATWVRWNLARAAASTAAFGCLTWALVLYGRIVTPGGA from the coding sequence ATGGAGGATGCGATGTTGGCGTCGGTTCGAGGCGCCGCGCTGGTCGCGGCCACGATCACCACGGGGCTGATGGCGGGCCTGTTCTACGCCTACGCCTGCTCAGTCATGCTTGGCCTGGGCCGCACCGACGACCGGACCTTCGTTGCGGTGATGCAGCGGATCAATGTGGCGATCCTCAACGGTTGGTTTGTCGTCAGCTTCTTCGGCGCGTTGCTGTTGACCGCCGTGGCCGCCGTGCTGCACCTGCGCTCAGACGGGCGACCGGTGCTGCCCTGGATCGCGGCCGCGCTGGTTCTGTACATGGTGGCGCTGGTCATCACGATCGGGTTCAACGTGCCGCTCAACAACCAACTCGCCGCGGCTGGAGACCCCGACCGTATCGCTGATCTTGCGGCGGTGCGCGAGCGCTTCGAGGCGACCTGGGTGCGGTGGAACCTCGCCCGCGCGGCGGCCTCCACGGCCGCATTTGGGTGCCTCACCTGGGCCCTTGTTCTGTACGGGCGCATCGTGACACCGGGCGGGGCGTAA